Part of the Xenopus tropicalis strain Nigerian chromosome 3, UCB_Xtro_10.0, whole genome shotgun sequence genome, aggcaagtgaggcctgcagttctttagatgttgtcctggggtcttttgtggcctctcagatgagttgtctctgcgctcttggggtaattttggtcggccggccactcctggagaggttcgccacgttccatgtttttgccatttgtggataatggctctcactgtggttcgctggagtcccaaagctttagaaatagctttataacctttaccagactgatagatctcaattagtTTTGTTCtgatttgttcctgaatttctttggatcttggcatgatgtctagcttttgaggtgcttttggtctacttctctgtgtcaggtagctcctatttaagtgatttcttgattgaaacaggtgtggcagtaatcaggcctgggggtgactacagaaattgaactcaggtgtgataaaccacagttaagttattttttaacaaggggggcaatcactttttcacacagggccatgtagatttggagttttttttctcccttaataacgtaaaccttcatttaaaaactgcattttgcgttcaattatgttatctttgactaatatttaaaggtttttgatgagcagaagtgtgtttaagtgtgacaaacatgcaaaagaataagaaatcaggaagggggcaaatagtttttcacaccactgtatataaatactaCCTGTAGAAGCTTTAGGGAAATCcttaatgtaaattattttaaacattatgATTAATAATAAAGCACAATGTCAGGCAGCTGTAGCAAAATCCATTAAAATACTAGATTATATTAAATGTGAATTAGATTAAGAAGAGGAATGTGTAGTTTTGTCTCTGCAGATTCTCATTTAGGCcgtaaatttaatataaaatttgatatcagtaaatgataaggggcataaaatataataaagcagATGGGAGATGCTTGACATGTAACATCTGTTGGTTGGGGTATAATGGCGGTACCAAAAGCTCCATAAAAGAAAAGAACAACTTCTTTGGGGAAGATGGTAAAATATGTCTTGCCTGAAACAATGTCAGAATGATCCCACAAGTATTTATTCCCCAACTGAAACAAAAAATATGTCTCAATGGTTGTCTCCAATGGTTGTTGTCGTCTGGAAAAATGTAGTTTTGTGCGCATGGCCCTCTAATCCTCCTGTGTCATTATGGGAACCCAATTTATTATAAGCCCCctgttaaaatattattttaaagcactggAAAACTTGATAAACCTATTTTAAATAAACTACAGTGGTAAACATCAGTGGGAATAGGCTGAAAACAGATTGAACCTGACAAATGTAATTTCTCTGCTTTACCCTGTCTATTTACTGTATGGCTGCAGAATTCCTAGATACAGAACTTGCTTTTAAGTTAAATACTGAAAATGACCACTATATTTGTACTGGCCTATTGGATCGAAAGGTCTGCCCCTGGAATTATTAGAATCATAAAAGAGGGAGGTGTATTCACTTTTGTAGTGAGTTTATGGACTGCTTGGTGGTATTGAGCTGGTTATACAATGAAAGGCTAGACAATAACTCATAAGGCACATAAATGCATAAGGCTACAATAAAATAGTCACTTAAGCTTCATTATTGACTTCAAAAATGCTTGCACCGTATATGAATGTCTTTTCCACTTTAAGTATAAGGTGGGAAATGTACAATTGCGTGCAAGCACTGGGTCACAACTGACCTTTATATGTGTTGCAGTATTTAGCATTTCAAattgtatataataaaaatggtGCAGCCCTCTGGTGGGGCTTCCTCAGGAATTAACACCATGAAACTATCTCTGACAATCTCTCTCAATGGATAAAATTCAGGCTGAAGATTATTTCTAGCAtgaacaatggtgtaaaatgtaaaaaagtatgAAAAGCATTGGTTCTCAATGCCATATTTTACAATCCTTCATGCTTTCCAAGCTAATACCTATTTTTACAACATAATTTAACACATGACTACACAGCTTTTATTAGTACATGTAATATTTTATAGTGTCTATATTCAAAAAATTCACCAGCACAGCCTGGCCTTTCCTTTAGCTCACCCAGTGCTCAGTATTTAGTGAGGGTTTGGCACCCTCTAATATCTCACTGTGTAAAAGACAAAAATACTGGCAGAGTTTGGCGACTGCAAGTGGGGCAAAGCCTCTATTTGATTATTTAgtgtaaaaaatgtaacatttcagGACACACCCCTTTGTCTTTTTTCATATTACATAGTGGACTATTATGTTTAAATGGTGGTGGTTGGTCTATTCCGATGAAGTTTTGAATTaaaccttaaggctaatgtcacatggagagattagttgcctgcgataaatctctgctatggCAGGTGACTTATCTCTCGAaaaccagcaacaaagggaattgtcAGTGGAAAGGCTTATGCAATACTTTATCTTTCCGAATTCACCTGAAGTggcttgcaggaggaaactttgcacaactttggaaaactgaagccatgcataggcctttccaccggcaattccctttgttgggtgtggaaaggcattttggagcaataAGTCGCCCactgtagcagagatttatcgtgggtgactaatgtccccgtgggacattagcaaTATAATATGTCCCTTAGTGCTGATTGCTATTCTCTTGAGGTGAAAATTTTACCCCTTCTGTGTACCACTTATGGCTGCCCTTCTCCTGAGGAAGATGTACAAGCAGGGAAGTGAAAGAACAAAGAAAAGGAGGAATAGAAAAGAAGAGGGGATGGCATATAAAAGAAGAATAGGCATTGGAAAGGGTATTATATAGATGAGACACATGGGGATGAGATAAGAAATAAAGGGGCGATAAGATGTTGGATGGGGAACAGTTGGACCTAACAGCTAGGGAGGACAAAAAAGGGTAAGAACAagataaatacagatataaatataaaagaaggAGAAATGAAGACCAAACAGAAGGGAATAAGTGTGAAGACAAGAGAGATAAAAGTACAGACCCAGTGCCTAAGTTTGGTGGGCTCCAATACCACAGTGTGACATTTTGTGACAGCCAATTGTTTAGTGTGTCCATGATGAGTGCATTGTGCAGCTACAGGAACCCAGCAGTAAGTAGAGGATCCCCCCCACACATCCCGATGATAAGGCTTTTTATTTAGTCCTGATCTTTGTGGGCAATTCATTTAGATAATTGCATTGTATCATTTGCCAGTAGAACGTCTCTCTGGGCTGAATCAGTTCAGGCTCAGGGGTAGGCTAATGAGAGCAAATGTAAATGCTCAGCAAATCTGAAAATGTTATACGGATTAAATAAAGATGGTATCAGGGGAACCATGGCCAGACAACCGTTTGGCTGCAACAGAAAGGAATTCAGGTTGCATTATAAAAGCAAGATTCTGTGCCTCCCGGGGGACACCTTCCGTCCACCTGGGTGCTTTTGGGGTGAGGACTGGCCAAATGCTATAAACAAACACCTGAATTTTTTCCCTTGGAATTTGCAGAAGCCGCAGATCTGATTTTCCCTAATTAGCTCCGCACCAACACCTGCCATGGTCTTGTTCTATTGCCAAGGAATGTTAGCTTGGGCCAGTGAATATAGACATTAGCTCATGCGATATCTTATAGATTAATACgcagaggtgtatttatcaaggcCTGTGCCTAAGGTGCTGGCCCTTGAATGCCtatatttaggaaaaaaaatcccCTTCCCCATTCCTTTGCAATCCGCCACAGAGGTGGAGGGTAGGGGTCCCTTAGCGACATGGTGTCACTTCCAGTGAAGTAATTGCACATGTGCCGAAGGACACTCACTGGTCCAATGACTAGGGCAGCACTGGACCACAATATGCTACTGATATGGCACATGTATTCAGCACTATAAGTGTGTGCAATATCCCATGAAGTGATTAGCTATAGGTATTCAATATCCATAATTAATAGGCTTACAATATCCTGTGAAATATCTGGCCATCATAAGTATTTCAGTATGGGCGAATAATAGGCTCAGTTAGTAACCCATGAAGAGCTTGCCCATGTGTATTTCATTATGCTTGAAACATTATGTCATTTCTTTTGATTATTACAACCATATTGTATTGTGTATTAATAAATCATAGGATCATGCACTATCCTATGAATTGACTGGCCATATTTATGCAGTAAGCAAAATACATAGGCTCATGCTATATCTCattcaaggggttgttcaccttaaaatgaacttaatgtgatgtaaagagtgatattctgatacagTTTGccattggtctccattttttaatatttaaggttttttttttaaaattattttgctttttattcaaTACTCCAGTTTATAATTTCAGCacatatctggttgctaaggtccaaattaccccagcaaccaggcagtggtttgaatgagaggctggaatatgaataggagaggtactgaatataaagataaataataaaaagtaacaataaccatcattttttggttgccggggttagtgacccccatttgaaagttgaacgtcagaagaaggaggcaaataattcaaaaactatacaaaataaaaaaaaatgaagagcagttgaaatggccattctataacatactaaaagttaacttgaaccacccctttaagtgacTGGCCATATGAATTCAGTATACAAAATTAAGAGGTTCATGCTATATTCCTTTAATAAGCGGCCCATATGGTATCTGCATCTTGCAtggcaattaatttagatgcatgctgaaTGGCTgaacataaatcagttcagtctgcagcatgctaGTTAGCCATGCAGGATAAGGATTCAATATGAGGCCATTATTAAAcaggtgaggtggcaaccctaattccaTGAAGTGATTGTCCATATTTATTTCCGTATACAGGAATCAGTTAAGGCTCAGGGGTAGGATAAtgagagaaaatgtaaatgttagcAAATCTGAAAATGCAATATGGATTTACATAGGAATTATAGGCTCGTGCAATATCCCATGAAGTGATTGGCCATATGgatttaataaacaaaatgtatAGGCTCATGCAATATTCCATGAAGTGATTGGCCATATGTATTGCTGTATATGTGCATCAGTTCAGGCTCAGGGGTAGGATAATGAGAGCAAATGTAAATGCTCAGCAAATCTGAAAATGTTATACAGATTAAATAACAATGGTATACATAGGAAGTATAGGCTTATGCAATGTGCCATGACGTGACTGGCCATATGCAGGTCAGTATGCACACAGGCTCACGAAAATGCTCATTTGCTTATTATTACCTTGCATATTAGTACATTAACTAGCTACCCATTTTAGATATACTTATTTATGTATGTTTATGAACCGCTACCATCATTGTACATTGATGTGGAAACATACATTGGGTCAGTGCTTAAGTATTTGCTTCTAACTACAGGGATTCCTTGCTATTCCCACACATATTTATATGAAGAGCTGCCTCTACACACATTGCTTGTTTACATTGCCTGGTctgtatacatatacacattCTGCCTCCAACTACCCTGCTTGTAGTCATAGGCCCTCCATGTCCATTACCTGCCTCCCCATATTCACTTGTTCATGTTCAACCCCCAGTCAACATCTGTACGCAGTATTCACTTAAGCAAAGACTCCTTTGATGGTCCGATGGAACTGTAAATGCAATGGTCTCTTCATAAAAAGTCTTTAAACTGTACATCCATCCAGGGCCAGATTTACATAGCGGATATTCCTAGACCTGttgccccttccccagtgcttTCAGATGTGGCTTGAGAgccctaggcctttgtggccttcccacaaatctgggcctgaatcCACCCTACACCTGATAGAATGATGTTCTTTTAAATGTTTAGAAAAGTATGGTGGCATGGGTTAATTGTAGTCCAGAGTTCTACATGCTGAAGGTCAAATTTCCATTATACCATTTCATGGGACAGCTAGATTATTTGATAATCATGAGCTAAtaattgttaaaaataatttggagAACCACATTTGGTTTCTAGGCTTCCGTCTACGTATGAATATGGGTTACTCTTTTGTTGGCCATTAGAGCACTTGTGTTCTGCTCCGCATAAAATGTcatacaaaaatgtattgttttttgaaCTCCTTATTGGTCAGTGTAAAGAACCAATACAAATATTAGAtctaatttactaaaaaatatttggtaactccttctattttatttttttcaatgtgTAGTTACAAACTGCTTTCGGACACATACCAGGCTACCTGCACAAAGGGCTTTTACATAGGAATTTAGTAAAAGCTGGCCTTCAGCATTAGAAGCACTTTTTTTCTGCACGTTTCACTTTTTTGTGGTGTTAAATTAAAGGTAGGCTTTTATAATATGCCTCGGAGTGCAGTCATAGCTTCTTCATGCTAATGTATCATTATGAACATGTTTGAGACAGGTCAGGCCAAGTAAACTGATTATTAAATGAGCCATCTTGGGATAAGAAAGCAGTAATTTATAAGGGATGCTATGAAACCTGTAACTATAGAAATGTAAGGACCAAGGGAGTAACTAGAGAGAAACCAGaacctgtggttgcagggggtgGAAGAGTATAGGGGTCCTAGTAAAGCCCTAATAATGAGCAATTACAATATATCTTTAGAGAACAGGTCAACATACCAATGTTTTGGCCTTTAAATTTGAATTTGGTTcaataacatctagttatgccactggtaaGGACTGTCATTATGTAAAACTACATAACAGTATCCAAAATGGAGATCAAGAGAAAGAAGCCTACCCTAGAATTAGCATGGATTTGCCTTCCTGCTACTCGTGTGTATACTGATTAAGAATGTGGAGTGACACAGGTTTGTCGGGCATCAGCCTTTTAGCTGCTTTGGAACTGAAACTGTTATCCTCATCATCAGCCTGGATGAAGATCGCGGGGGGTTGCAGCTCggtaacagctggagggctggagAGACCAAGAGAACATATGCTTTCGCTTTGCACCTCACTCTGGCACAGCCTACTGACATGATTGGGCCAAACCATAGCCCTTGGCATTCTCTGGTGCCATTAATTTTTATGTTTGCACCtctaattctttttatttttataagagaATGTCACTGATGCCAGACATAGTGATGGAGTTGGCTGGTGCTACTGCTTTATAGATGGGTTGCTAATAAACTGTTGCAAAGAGAAACAGGATTACCCATTTAAGCTAGTCATTTTGGTATAATGTGAGGAAACTCCCTGGAGAACCAAGACCTGAGACTTGGCATTTGGTTGGCGACTTTAATAGCTctcctttttaaaaatgggtgttctGTTCAGCCTGAAATGTAACCAGTTTCCTTTGTTGGGGAGGAAGGCAGTGACCCTTCAAcctgaaatttaaaaaacaatactTGGATCTTTCTTTTTCAGGCCTTCTCCCATAGGTGGCAGTCTAAAAGTAACCTGAGTCTCCCAGCCACTCTCAGGCCACCTTATATAGGCCAGTCCTAGAGTTTGCAAGTCTCTGTCACTGCCATAGAAAACAGAAGAACCCAGAAACGTCACCTAGTACTTGAGGATAAATACTTAAATGCCCTGCTACAAAAATATCTAATGATTAACATATCACTAAGAAAGAAGATGTATATTATTTCAGCTATGCCTAAGTTGTTTAGGCCTTAAATTAGATCTTTTTGTAACCTCGCTCACTGTATATCCTTATCACTGGCATATACATTCTGCCAGAGGGTTGTTTATCCTGTAGATTTGTGGCCTTCAGTCttgtatggtatgtatgtatgcataaggatctgagaaaatcaaacctgttggTATAAATGGTATAGCAAGCCTGACACATATACCTACAAATCACCATAAACCAAGCCTGAGTGATGTGACAATAAAGGGATATGTTAAGAGTGGCACGCCTGCATTACGTGGCTGCGATTGTGCACCGCTCATACAGAAGACTGAACACAGAGAAACCcatagaaaatatgtttttaaatatctttCTGAAATCTGAAGGCAAAATATGCCGATATCTACTTATCCACAAGTAATCTGTTCCCTTGCTTATAGCTGGTTAATACATGTAAAATCTAATATATACACATGCCATTATTCATGTGTAACTACTATTACTCCAGTGACTAATCAGCTGTGATTGTTCATCTAttattaaaagttattttcaaTCTAAAAATTACCTACTTTTGAATTTTTTTCCCTGAGAACAATAATTTGGAAAATCTACAAAACTGCAGATTTAGCATTACATATTTatagaaagaaataaaatgtaaatattatttcttatatatatttcaaaatatatcCAAGGGGAGGAAATCGCCAAGAAAGGTGAATTCTGCAAAAGAGTGGCGCTTTCTTTAATCAACTGAAATTAATATGAGGAACAAATTGCTCCAATTTCCTCCCAAAAtctcctaaaaaaaaatcagtttacaatattttcctatattaaACTTCACTGGGCAAGTTCTGCTGAAAAATGTTGAGCAGAAAGATGTATTGTAACTAAATTCTGTGATTTTACGAACCCTTCTTATATCCTAAAGAAACGGAAAGCTttagaaacaatagcttatataATGTGACCAGCTCATTCCAAGCCATATAAAACCATAAGAAAATTTTAAGAAATCAGATACCATAATCAATTTTTGCTTTAAGGttgtatttactaaaaaaaacaaacttatatTATATTGATATAAAGGAATTGAACTAATATGTAACACTTTGTGAAACAGTCCATACTCTGATTCTCCATAGGAGACCACCACTGCTATATCCAAAGCGGAATTGTCTATAGATGTGCAATGCCACGGAACAACCAGCAGATGGTGGCCTGTAACCGCGTGACAATATTCGTAACTACTTTGGATATTAAAATCATAAACAATCTGGAACTATTTTAATAgcgaaaaaaacattttttattttagtcaaTACATTCCAGATATTGTACTATTTAATGCTTTGGCatttagttttaatttttttctattccAATGTAATATTAGCAGGTTaaccaattttaaaatatttaagaaaGCAATAAGGGAAAGAAATTAAATTGTGTATGTAATTTAAAAGAACACAGAGTGAATAGTTTAGTTttcatttattaacaaaataagATTCGCCATTTTTTTGGAcatccaccaaaaaaaaaagaaaaaaaaaaaggtgttttttgtTTCCTCCTTTCTCTGCTGCGCCCTCCCTCTCCCACCATGCCGAAAATACAttacataaaaatacacttttttttttttaaagaactgtACAAATCAAAAAGGAGGTTGAGTTCTTTTGTAATTTTGTTTCTCCCCCgcaaaatgggaaaaagaaatggtaggactgaaaaaaaaaaaaaaaaaagaagtacgtttaatgcaaacaaaagaaatagtaaaagtaaaaagtggaaaaagaaaaaataaagaggaaacaaaggaaagaaaaataaggtTGTCGTGGAAGACAGACTGATAATGAAAGAGGGTTTTTTTATGGGGAGTGGGGACACAAAATATTTGCATACCATTGAATTGTTCTTGTAAATAATGCACTTAATATTCCCAGCTTGAAGCtaacatacagtaaataaatatacagtctaTGAGTTTGGGAGTTGTATTTACTGGTATCCTAGCGCTGAAGCTGATGTTAGCCTCTGTCCATATAATGCGTATGGGGAGTAGTAGGATCCTGCTGGTAATGAGGGCAATGGCAGGCCACTTGGTGTTGTCAGGTGACCCTTTCCATATGGATGGTACCTACTTAGTCCCAAAGAATGTGGACTCCGTAAAGATAGAGACCCTGGCAATGTGTTAGGGCTTCCAGGCCCGGCGGGAGGAAGGTGAAGGTGGCAGGAAGCAGCAGAACCCAAAGTGGATGTAGGGTACCCAGCCAAAAGTTTGTCAGCTCCAGGCAAAGCTGTGTGGGTCCTTAGGTGAGCAAGAAGTTCCTCTGAGGTGGAAAACCTTTTGTCACAAGGTCCACTGGCGGACACCCAGTTGCATATGTGGGGGACTGGGTCATTTGGTAGCATAAAGCCGTAAGTGTATAAGGGGTGACCAGGCAGCGACGGAGTGACACTGGAAGACAAGGTGGTGTGCACTGAATGGAGAGGGTGGCTGGGGTAGACTAAAGGGTATCCAGATTTCAAGGCAGATGGGTCATGTACACAAGTGGAACAGCTGCTGGAGCCGAGATGGGAAGCATTGTGGTAGCTCAAGCAGTATGGGTCCCTGCACAATCCTTGCATGAATGAAGGAGGCGAAGCACCAGTCAGAGGGCTGGAGCTGGGAGGTTTACCCGGTAAACCTAGAGTTCCAGGCAGCTGGTTTCCAACAAGGCTTGTTTTGGTGTGATCCAGCCCAGGGACAAACTGGGATGGGTATCCTGCATAAGCCCCCACGATGGATCCGTGATATCCAATGCCAGATGGTGGAAGAGGAAAGACAGAATGTCCAGGTTTGTAGGGAGAAACAGGGGCCACATGGCCTGATCCAAGAGACGGAGGGTCAGCTTTGCTGATAGGGGTAACATCCCCGCTTTGGCTGGACTCGGCACTAGAGTTACTGGTACTGGCCCTTGTCAGAGTAGGGTTGACTTGAGAGGTCTCAGAGTTGGCTTTGTTTGCCTCAGGCTCTTTCTTCTCCTGGCTCTCATTATTTTTAGAATCACAGTGCTGTCCAGGGGAGCTCACCCTTGAGGACGGAGATGGGGCATGAGGAAAAGGCTGGCAAGAACCACTGGGCACCCTAAATCCGGCCTTGTCTGCAGCGCCGCCAGAAGATGATCCACTTTCCTTCCTGGACTCCCCACCCTTCGAGTACGGCTTGAAGCTAGACTTATCCTCCAAAGGAGACTCTCCCAGTTTCAAAGAAGAGCTGCGCCCACTCTCCTTTTCGCTCAGTCCACTGGAGGTCACAGAATTCAGCTTAGAGGACGGAGGGGGATCCGGCTTCCCTATCTGTGAGCAGGTCTGTGCCAGCAGAGCTAGTGGGCTTTTCTTGGCATCCAgctagagaaagaaaaaacaggcAAAGACTCATGTTAGAAAGTGGTTACATGAAACAACCCCAAAAAATGTCCCCAATGTGAAATATAGTTATAACGAatacaataattaaataaaatattccaGGCATATTCTCTAACCGTGGCTTTATAAAACATtc contains:
- the znf703 gene encoding zinc finger protein 703; translation: MNCSPPGSSTDTERQSSSSGTPVAPRPTLAPTHPLRQANRLPIRLLKMLTAHTGHLLHPEYLQPLSSTPVSPIELDAKKSPLALLAQTCSQIGKPDPPPSSKLNSVTSSGLSEKESGRSSSLKLGESPLEDKSSFKPYSKGGESRKESGSSSGGAADKAGFRVPSGSCQPFPHAPSPSSRVSSPGQHCDSKNNESQEKKEPEANKANSETSQVNPTLTRASTSNSSAESSQSGDVTPISKADPPSLGSGHVAPVSPYKPGHSVFPLPPSGIGYHGSIVGAYAGYPSQFVPGLDHTKTSLVGNQLPGTLGLPGKPPSSSPLTGASPPSFMQGLCRDPYCLSYHNASHLGSSSCSTCVHDPSALKSGYPLVYPSHPLHSVHTTLSSSVTPSLPGHPLYTYGFMLPNDPVPHICNWVSASGPCDKRFSTSEELLAHLRTHTALPGADKLLAGYPTSTLGSAASCHLHLPPAGPGSPNTLPGSLSLRSPHSLGLSRYHPYGKGHLTTPSGLPLPSLPAGSYYSPYALYGQRLTSASALGYQ